From the genome of Vibrio spartinae:
TTGAGATCGCCACTTACATCAATTCCCAAACCAAAAGCATCAAAGTGAACCACCAGAAACAGCGCTTTGTTCCCATCGAGCGACTGCTCGCTTATGTTCAAGAAATCACGCTACCAAACGCCACAAGCAATGATCAAAGTGACGCCATGAGTAACGTCATTCCGTTGAGACGCTAGTCGCACTTTCAAGAGAATCACTCAAATTACACCGATGGCCGAGATGAACAAACGGTTGTCGTGATTGATGGTGGCTTTCAAACCGACACACCTTTGCCCGAAGGTGTGTCTCATCAAATATTTCCCTCTCCAAGTCTCAAGACAAATAACGCTTCACTGATTTCATTAGTTTTTGAAATGATGAGCAGTCTAAATGCGATGACTGCGGGCAAGTTGCCACATGCTTAAGGCTATCTCGCACAATTTTCAGGCGTTTGATCTGAATATCAATTTCTACCGCTTTTTGCATGAGCAAATTCCGGTCAATCGCCAAATCATCCGCAGTGTCAAACATTGTGGAGATTTCATTGAGTGATAATCCGGCCATCCGTCCGAGTGAAATAATATTCAATTGATTTAAAACTTTCGGGGCATATTGTCGCCTCAATCCTTTCCTGCCATTGGACCGGATCAGTCCGATTTTTTCGTAATATCTTAGCGTTGAGGGGGTTAATCCCGATTCTCGAGACACGTCAGCAATATCCATAAAATACCCTATTGACTTAAAGTCAACTTTAAGTTGTATGGTGTCTGCCAATATAACAAGCCTTAATAAAAGTACAACGTGTGAGGAGCATGAGAATGGAAACGTCAATGGGGTTACAAGTGATATTAGTTGGCATCGGTGCCACGTTCATCATGGATGTCTGGGGTTGGTTACAAAAAAATATATTTAATAGTCCACCACTGAATTATGCACTGATCGCTCGTTGGCTGGCATTCATGCCTAAAGGACAGTTGGTACATCGACCCATTATGGCGACGCCATCGATTCGGGGAGAAAAGCCGCTAGGTTGGGTGCTGCATTACTTGATAGGGATTGTTTTTGCATTGACTCATGTTTTCATTTGGGGAGAAGCATGGCTGGCTGAGCCGAGTGTGATTCCTGCGATATTCACTGGCATTGTCACGCTGGTATTCCCTTTTTGCATCATTCAGCCTTGTCTTGGTTTCGGGGTCGCTGCCAGTCAAACCCCAAGGCCTTGGAAAGCACGGTGGTTAAGTTTCTTAGCACACAGTGCTTATGGTATCGGCTTATTCGGGAGCGCTTTAAGTCTTCACATATGTAGCGTAATCCTGTGATTGAATCAATGCCGATAACTCAAACACCGCAGACTTGCTTCGTTTGCTATCGGTTGGGCGAGCCGCATTTTCACTTGCAGGCCTTTTCTTCAACTCAGCTTGTTTCAGCATATACTCTCCGACTAAAACCGTCACAATCACGCCACTCAACACCGGTGCGCTGTAACGCCAGTTGACACTGAAATCAATGAGCTCAGGGAACATGAACAGGACCAATGCTTGTACAATCACCAGATAACAGACGGTGGTCAGGGTGGACTGTACAAGCATATTTCCGGGGATTTTGAAGGCGCGTGGTGTTGCCAAGTCGCTGAACCAACGAGGTCTACCGCGCTCGTTCTGCTTACTTTGCTTCCACTCGTTTATCGCTTCTTCATCAATCAAGAAGGACAGAGTGCACCAAATATTCACTTTCGCCATAATGAGGTCTGTAGCATCAATGGCTAGGTGCTGTATTGCGCCTCTGTTTTTTGCCTTAAATGAGACCTTAACTTGCTTAGCTCTTCGACTGATACTGGTGTAGTGTGGGCAGATGAAGGGGATGCATGTGTTTGAACTGTGTGAGGGAAATAGTGGATTAACCGCAAGCTGCCGAAACTTTGCGCCTTTATTTGATATTCCCGAAGAATCAACAACGGGAAGTGCGAATGGTGCCCTTGCATGTTATATCGTGGCTAATAAATAACCACGATTTGTGCATTATTAACTAAGTTTAAATATCAATTCATCCACATTATATACTTTCGCCGTACTTGTTATGATATTTAAAGCTGACGCATCTTTTTCTTTGCAAATAGAACATACCGCATCTTCTAAAACTATGACATCATAATCTTCATCGTGAGCGTTAAGTGCCGTTGCTAGAACAACAAATTCAGTGGATACGCCACATAGTATCAAAGTATCAACATTTAATTTTCTAAGTATTAGTGACAGGTTAGTTTGATAAAATGGATTAACTCTATTTTTATTAACAACTAATTCACCCTCCTTAGGTTTCAATTCTTTAACTATTTCTGTTGACCATGTATCAAAATTTAAAATGCTATTATCCCTAACCATTTTAAATACTTCAGAACCCGTAGGACATGTAATGTAATTATTATCAAAACCAACTTTAACATGAATGATTGGTATGTTTATTTCTCTTGAAAAATTTAAAATTCTTTCAGCATTTTTAATTATATTTTTTTCTTTAGCTTCGTCAGCATATCCTAATTCTCCAAATTTTCCATCTTTATGGATTATTTCATTTAAAAAATCCAACATTAATAGAGCACATTTCATGCATAAATTCCTTTTTAAGTTAATTGGTCAATAATATCTGTAGAAATTGCTTCTGCATCTTGAATAAAATCTGTCCAGAATCCTGGACGACTACTACCTGCAGACATAAACCAACGCGTATGTTCGCAGGGAATACCTAAGAGATATAAGTTCTTAGCAGGTTTTCCATTCACATCAATTGGATGGTATGGTGCAGTAGTAATAGATATACCGTCAGTGACCAATTCTTTATCGTAATCTCTAATAACAAAAGGAGACAATATGTTATTCTTCTTCATGTTATTTAATAAAATAGATGTTTCTCTCTGAAAATTATTACTTGGCAATCGCGAATCGATTAAAGTTGAAACGTATATATCGCTATTTTCTACTTCATGTGAGCATAATTTGAAAAGTGATTTTTCCTCATCAGCTTTAATTGAAATATTTGGACCAACAATAGTTAATATTCCCTTTTTAATTAGAGCCATAATTTGTTCTGTACGGAATCTTGGTGGCCCTGCAGAAAGCAACATGCTGATTGGAGAATATTTTTGACGAAAATCTAAATAATATGAATCAGGAGTGAGCTGGCCAAAATCAACTACTGCTCTAACTTGTGGTCTAATATCTCTTAGGGTATCCAATGCAGCTTTAAGTGGATCGTCGATATTACCATTACATGCATGATTATAATCATTTTCTAAAACATCGTATAAATTATTGGTAAAATCATCTATAGATGTAAATTTCTTTCCATCAAATGGATGTGATAATTTAAATAAATCTAATTTTGGTATATCAGCACCAAAATTAATTGCAATATCTGGTATGGAAATTAATTCATCATCTTTTAAATTGCGTAATACACTGATGAATTCTTTTTCAGCAACTAAACCATATGTATTTCTTATATATGTAGCGTAATATATTAAATTTAGTTCACCCATAATTAAAGGCATGATCTCATCATTAAATGATACCTTTTTATTTTTTGTTAAATTTACAATTTTTTCATTAGTAAAGAATAATGGATTATAGATATGATTTGGGTCTTTTTGATTTTTACCTCTTCCTGGTATAGGTAAACTACTTCTAGATCCAGCAAATATTTTTGGTTCTCTACCACTTGGTACATAGTTTAAACAATTGTTCTGATCATAAACAAATTTACCTCCACGGCCTTCTGTAAATTCCATTACAATGTCTAAAAAGGACAAACCGAGACCAATTACGCCAACTTGCTCATTATATTTGATTTTATCAAGATTCATATCTGCTACGGAGTCACCAGGAATCCATGTACAGTTAGTGTGTTCATTTACAAAACTTTGATAAGAATCTTCTGTTTGTGTTGGTTGATTGTGACTATGTCCAGTTGCAATAACTACACGGTCCACTGATAGAGTTTTAGAATTTGAGTCAATTAACTTAACCTCATTTGTTTCGAGAACCATATCAACTATTTCTCTTTCTTCTTGAATTAAATGATGATTAGGATGTAAATGATTCTTAATAGAATGGAGTACGAATTTCATATACTCACCATATAAATACCGAGGAGCATAAATATTTTCTCCTTTGTATTCTTTTTCACCTGAACCTGATGGATGAAAATGTTTCCACCAAGTTGCAAGAGATGGTCCTGAACCAGGTTTAGCATTTAATACATCACCTAGACCAGAAAATGCGGAAACTTCATCGGCAACAGTATTCATTATAAAAGAATGACACTGATTTTCTTTCCATATTCTTCCAGTATCTAAATCTGATTTATCGAGATAATAGATATCAACTAGTTTATCTTGAAATGAGGATAATTTAAAAGATAAGCGTTCCAGTACCGATAAACCTCTCGGACCGTTTCCAATAATGGCAATTTTATACGAATTCATACAATTTCCACTTTATTTAAATATTCAAGTTGTAATCGTTCAATTGATTTATTAATACGATTAGCTGCTACTTCTAATTGCTCCATTGAACTAGAAAAAGATAATCTAATATAACTATCCCCTTGTGGACAAAAAGCGATACCTGGTGTTACAGCGACACCCGCATTTTCTAGAAACCAATTTGCAACTTGGGTACCATTACCAATATTTAGTCCTGAAATATCGGCATAAATGTAAAGTGCACTATCCGGCATTAGACAGGTAATACCATCAATTTTTGATAGATTTTTATAGAGAAAATTACGTCTTTTTTGATACTCTAAAACCATATCTATTTGGCAGTTTTGATCACCTATTAGCGCCATTAAACCACCAGACTGGACAAAGGACCCTGCACACCCGACTGAGTGTTGTTGTACTTTAAGCATTTCATTTATTATGGGGGCATGAGCGCAGACGTATCCTAGTCTCCAACCAGTCATTGCCCAAGCTTTTGAAAACCCATTAATTGTTATTGTACGTTCCTTCATCTGTGGCATAGATGCAAGACTTGTGTGAGTATTGCCATCAAAAATCACTTTTTCATAAATTTCATCCATGATTACAAAGATATCGTGATCTATAGAAAACTGCCTTAGCATCTCTAGTTCTGATTTATTTAGTATTCTTCCTGTAGGATTGTTTGGATTATTAATTAAAATAGCTTTCGTTTTACTAGTTACTTTTTCTTCGAGTAAAGATCTTGATAGTTCGAAGTTATAACTATTATGCATTGGTACTAATACAGGTGTTGCATTTGCTAGCTCAGCCATGGCTTTATAACTGACCCAGCTAGGAGTTGGTATAATAATCTCATCTCCCGGATCTAATATTGTCATAAGAGTAATGTATAATGCATGTTTGGCTGATGGTGTAATTATTAAATTTTCATCAGGAAAGCTTTCTATTTTTTTTGAGTTAGTCAAATAGTTAGAAACAGCCTTTAATAAGCTAGGATTACCACGGCTTGGAGTATAATGCGTATTTCCATCATGTAATGAAGTTATAGCAAAACTAGTTATATGTTTTGGTGTTTTAAAGCTAGGCTCACCACCACCTAAATCGATAATATCTTTACCTTGACTTTTTAATTCCCTGACTTTATCTAAAATAGAATATGTAGGTGATAGAGAAACATTTTTCACTCTTTGTGATACTTTAAGCATTCTGGATATCCTTATCGTTTAATCGTCTACTAATCCACGGAAATTATTTTTCCAATATGAAGAAAATTTATCTGCAGTTTCATCGTTTCGGAATGCATAAGTTTTTAGTAACCATCTAGTTGCAGCTTTTTCTGCATCACTGATATCGATACGTTCTCTTGAATGCAAACCATCCTGATTTGCAAAACAAAATAAATCACCAGTGAGAATTCTATGACGGAATTTAGTTGTTTTAGGTAAGGATTGCATGAATGCTATGAAGGCATCTTTTGCAATCTGTGGAGCGTCAGGTGAAACATTCGTCAAAGTTTCGATATAGCGAATGCTGCTCTCATTCTCGATAATAGGATGATCAAATGATTCAATCTGATTTTTATTCGATTCTTGGGAAAAAATATCGAATTTTGTTTTAAACCAAGGCTTTCTAAGAATTTCCTGTTCAGAATCAGTAAGATTTTTAAGAATATCTATACCGTCCATGTATCCGGTGTAGATTAATTCGTCTTCAGGAGAAATCATTCCTAGCAACGATACGTAGTCGGCACGAACTTCATGTGCGGTTCGATCATTATGATATACTAATTCGCTATCGCTATACCCCGTCAGCTTTCCACTATATTTTTTAATTGCAATAACATCCGTGAAAAATGATCCTTTATTACGGCTACCGTATGCAAGAAGAGGAGTTTTAGTAATAACTGAGAAGGTTTCTAATAGTGCCTCTCCGACAAAAGTGTTCTTTTTGGTAAATTTGTCATTAACTGGATCTTCAGGATCAAGATCAGGAAGATTATCATCTATTGGACAATTGCGAATAGTATGTATATTAGATATTTTATTCTTTCTTTCTTCTCGTATCTGTTCACATACTTTTCTAAAAAAGTGAGGGACTTTATCTTCTAAGTATAATTTTTCAATATTTCTATGAAAATTAACATAATCTTTGTATGGATTAATTTCAATTGATGATAAGAAATTTTTTAGCTCTGAATTTTCATTTTCTGACAATACATATATAGGTTTCATGATAATCCTTATTATTAATATTATCTCTATTTAATTTGGTATAGTTTATAGTTTATTGTTTATTGATGTTTATTTTTGAGATCTTTAAATGAAATGATGTATCCTGCGATAGCACTAGAAACTACAGTTTCTGGATTTGACAACCAAACTTTCCCAGGTCCCGATCGTCCAGGAAAATTACGATTAATTGCACTAATGGTAACTTGATTCGATGATGTAGAAGATCCTGGACCACAGTTAGCACAAGCTCCACAACCTGGCATAAGAAGAATAACATTCATCTTGTTGAAAGTACTTAGATACCCGCGTTCAGAACAATATCTATAGACGTCCATAGTTCCAAATTGCAAATAAAGTTTTGTATTATTTGATATACTAAGTCCATTAGAATCGGCCCACTTGAGCACTTGAAAATATGAGTCAAAATCACTTCGTTTTCCTGCTGTACAAGAACCTCCATATGCTATATCAACTTCTACTTTCTTATTCAATTTACTTATCTGAATTCCGTTTCCAGGATCACCTGGCTCTGCGAGCATTGGTTCTATATCATCGCAGCAAATGTTAATAATTTTACTATATTGGGCATCGATATCGCTCTTCATCCAGTTTTGAATTTCAAAGTTGACGCCTCTTCTTTCTTTTAAAAATGCTACTGTTTTTTCGTCTGGAGCAACTAAGCCTGAGACACCACCTAATTCTGCAACCATATTGGTTAATGTGGTTCGTTCATCAATGTTTAGTTCTTCTACTACGCTTCCACAGAATTCAAAGATCTTTCCTATTCCGTCTCCACGTTTAATTTCTTCTTTTGATAAAAGTGCTAATATTAAGTCTTTTGCACTACATTCTGTCGATAGGGTCCCACTAAATTCAACCTTAATTGATGTTGGTATATGAGGTAGTCTAAATAACCCAGTAACCATACTATTTGATAACTCGGTACTACCAACACCTATCGCTAGACATCCTAGTGCTCCGCAATGCGGTGTGTGAGAGTCTGTGCCAATAATTAGTTGTCCTGGCAAAGCGTAATTCTCTGCCATTATTGCATGAGATATTCCTTCTGAACCATCTGTATCACTATTATATTTATGAGATTTTAAATTCCATTGATTCGTGAATTTTCTGTGTTCATTAACTAAATTTTTTAGATCTGGAATCAAATTTTCCTTTATATGCTCCTGGCTTTGAGACATATAAGGAAGGTGATCCTCAAATGTAATTATTGACTCTGGTTCAAATAATTTTAGTTCTTCTCCATAGGTTTCATTAAGCATGAATCCACACATTGCTGTATAATATTCATGTATAAATCTCCAGTCTGAGGAAAGATACCATTCATTATTGTTAGATAATTTAACTGAAAAATAATGCTTTTCAATGATTTTTTCAGACAAAGTTTTAGGTTTGTCAATCTGATTTATCGAAATTATGTCTTTTTTATGATTATTAGTTAAATTTTTCTTCCAATATGGGAGAAGGCCACCAGATTTAATAATGTTTTGAGTTTCAATGTTTCTCTCTGCTATAATTTCATTTAAATCTATTGGTTTATTATTCAATATATCATCTATTAAATTCAAATTAGTAGATGTTATTAATCCTATATTATCAGCATTTTGTCTATAAATACGTTCAAAGCTTTCTGCTATGATTAGTTTAACGCCTGATGCCTTTTCTGCTAAAGGACTATGTTCTCTGGACGAACCTTTACCATAACGTTTACCTGCTATGACGACATTGATATCGGAATTTATGATATCTCCTTTTTTGATAGGATTAGTTTGCCGGCATTCCAATCCTGTCCAGACAAAATTACCAAGTCTATTATCATAAAAAGCTAATGCTGGTATTGGAGTGATTTCATCAGTTGAAATGTTATCTCTAAGATCTCTTAGAATATTTAGAGGTACTGTTTCACCTGATAATTGTTTTTTTATAGCATTTGGGTCATTAGTTAAAAATAATGGATTTGCAATTAGCATAATTAAGCCTTTTCAACTTGAGATATAACATTGCCACCCCATACTGCATAGATTAAAGCTCCTTTAGGGCTTTGCCAGCTATGTTCACTATCTTCTGTATAACAGACTAAATCTCCTTTTTTATACTTACCATTATCATCTTCAAACTCACCATCTAAAATTAGAAAGGTTTCATTACCTGTGTGCAAATGATTTTTTGCTGATGATCCAGGTGCACAATATACAAGTGAAATACGTTGTTCTTTTTCGTTGTTAACATATATGTCATAGATCTTTGAACCAGATCTATTCAAAGTTTCATGCTTTTCCCAGTTAATCTCTTTACGTAATTTTTCGACATCAAACAAATTTAATATTTGTGGTGTTAATTTACTCATGATCAAAGTTCCATATTTATTTTATTAAGAATGTAAATTATTTATGAATGTAGGATGATGTTCTATCTTATATGTTTTAAAGAGTTGTTTTTATGTTTTTTAATTTACTAAGTTTTGATGTTGATTTAGGGAAACATATATAGGCATAAATTGAACAAATTATCGATACAATCCAAACTTCGGTCCAAGAATAATGGATAGTTAAATATGGAACTACTAGTGGTGTTAGGAACAGTACAATGAATACAACAGAATTTCCCATAGCTAGTGCAGTAGCAACATATTTGCTACCAGCCATTGAAGCCAATTCAGTATATGCAACGCCATGCCATGCGGATACCAAAACTCCTGACAAGATAAATAATAAAATCAATACGATAGAGAATATTGTAGTCCCTTCATCTACAAGCCTTGGAAGCAAGGTGTTAGAAAGCGCCAACATTATAAATGCAACCGTACTTAATATTGCACAAGATTTTAAATAGATTTTTCTGTTCTTATTTCTATCAGTCCATCGTCCACTCCATATTCTTATAATCATTGCTCCAACTTGAATTATGGCTAGGCTAATTGATGAAACATAAACACTTACATGACCAAAGTCGTGCAAAAATACTGCGCCAAATGTTAATAGCACAAATTGAGGAGCGCATAGAATTCCTATTGCAGTTACTATCTTCCACATTTCAAATCTTTTCAGAGGAGAAGATATAACTTCATTGTTAACTGATTTTTTGTCAGAAATTTCACCTTTAGTAATATTTGGTTCATGTAGCCATAGCCAAGTAAAAAAAGCACATACGAATAAGACAATACCAGCGAAACTATAAAGTACCTTGAACCCAAAGTGTAATGCGATATATGGAAATAATAGGGCCCCTAAACCATACCCCATAGGTACTGCAGTTTGACGGATGCTCATTGCAAACCCTCTTTCTGCATCCGTAAACCACGACATAATTGCGCGACCGCTAGAACCATTGACACTACTACCAATCAAACCCATAGCTAGTACGAACAAAGTTAGTGAAAAAACCGAGGGTATATAGGTTGGACTAGGTACCGCAAAAAAGGACATTAGTAGAGCTATGATGGCGGTTCCAGAAAGCCCTGTTAGTAATACCGGTCTATCTCCCCACTTGTCCGTCACCATTCCCCATGGTAATTCGCTCAGTGCAACCCCCAATCCCATCATGCTGAAAATGAATCCTAAAGTTGAATTCGTTAACATATAGCTTGAGCGTAGCAAGACTCCTGCCGCAGGAAGTCCACCAATTATCATGGAAAAACTAGCATTTGCTACGACACCTATACCTAGCACTTTCCATCTATGTTTAGGAAAAGTATTTACTGTTTCCGATTTTTCTTTCATAAGACGTCCTTTATATAATAGATATGCAATTTTTCTAAAAGCTGATAACATCAACCTTGTTGTAATATTTGGGATTTTACTTTTAGGTAAGAAAAATAAAATCAAAACTATTTTGATTAATACTTTTGATTTTTTTAATTAAATGAGAAAGACGGATGAGAAGTTTAGATTTAGATTCATTGAGATGTTTCGTGTTAGGAATTGAGCTTGGTAGCTTTGCTAAAGCTGCCAGTAGGCTTAATCGTTCAGCCGCCGCCGCCAGCGCTCAATTAAAAAAATTAGAACAACAGTGTGGAGCACAACTTACCATTAAAAATGGACGGCATTTAAGACCAACCCAAGAGGGCGAAGTCATCCTAGGATATGCCAGGAGAATGATACAACTAAATGATGAAGTTATATCAAAATTAAAAGACACACGTCTATCTGGCTGTATATCATGTGGTCTGCATGAAGATTTTAGCGATATCTTACTACCTAAATTACTTAACCAAGTGTCTAAAGATTCTCCTCAACTAGAAATACAGGCCATTGTAGGTAGACACAGTCAACTACTGGAAAGCATTGAATCTGGAGAATTGGATTTTGCTCTAGGGTGGGAAAATAGTGAAATTCATCCTTATAGCGAATCATTGGGAAATCTAAATTTACACTGGTATGGTCCAGCTGATTCCAGTATGAGAGAGAGATTATCTCAAATGCGTCCACTACCCTTAGTCATGTTCGCAAATGGATGCTCGATTAGAACTCAAGCGACTGAGGCTTTAGATCATACAGGGATCCCCTGGAATGTAAATTTTGTTGGTCACAATTTAAAGAGTTTATGGCAGGCGGTAGAGGCCGGACTCGGCTTAACAGTTCGATCTTCTTTTGACATTCCACAAAACATTGCTCGTATAAACAACCTACCTAAACCTGGAAGTTTAAAAATATGCATAAATCGAAGTCAACGTACATTAAATAATGAAAAACAAACTTTATATAATTATTTAAAAAATAAATTGTTGCAACACATTGAGTTAATATCTTAAGTCGTCATATCAAAAGAGGAGTTGGAAAACTCCTTTTTTTACACGTACGATGGGCGGCTGACATTCTTCGCTTGGGTCGCTTGCTCCGCAGATTTAAGCCTTCTTCACGATAGATCCTCAGTACTTTCTTGTGGTTGAATCGCCAGCCCTTTTATTGAACGATAACAGTACACCGACAGACTCATTTTAATCAGACGACAATACCAAACACCAAATTAAGAAAAATGCCCCATTTTTGTGGGTATCCGGTTATTTTTAAAGTACCGAAAAATGAGAGACAAAATAATGAAAAAGTATTTACTAAGTATGATGTTTATCGCGATGCCGGCAATCGGAGCTTTAGAAAAGTCAGGTACAACCGAAGTCGACTCTGTATTTTCATACACTGTATTTGGAAGCGGTGATCTTACTTTTAACATTAAAGACAGACTAGGAAAATGCGAAGGAGGCTTTTGGTTTAATAAGAACGATCCCGGTTATGAAGCGAACATCAGCACCTTGCTATCTGCGTTTCATGTCAACGCAAAAGTTAAAGTGCAGGGACATTCTGAACAAAGATGGACAGGCTCACACAGCAATTATTGTCACCTCTACTTGATCCGCCTAGTAAAATAAAGGTTATCGTCTTTAGCAGGTATAACAAATTGCTAAAGACGGACAGCCAACGCTTGGCGAATTTACTTCAAAATACGTTTCGTGTTTATGGTGGTCTGTTTAACGATGGTATGTTGGCAGCCACTAGCACGGCGTCACAATAGGAGTACATAAAAATGCGTCCTAAAGAAATTCTTACTAAATTTGTGGAAGCCTTCAATAAAGCAGATATAGATACGCTTGCAAATCTATACAGTGAAGATGCTATAAACCATCAAGTAGCGGAACAACCTGTTGAAGGCCGTGAAGCAATCAAACAAATGTTTGTTGAAGAATTTTCTCAAGCAGACATGACCTGTATTGTTGAAAATATATTTGAAGATGGCGATTGGGCCATAATGGAATGGCGCGATCCATTGGGTCTTAGGGGGTGTGGTTTTTTCAAAATTGTTAATTCTAAAATAGTGTTTCAACGAGGGTATTGGGACAAACTTTCCTTTCTTCGCCAACAGGGTTTACCCATACCCAAAAATTGAATTATAACATGTCGTTGCAGCGGACTTCCGGGGCGAGGCCCTGAACTCCAACGTTAGCACTCAAGACGGCGTAAGATCTTCACACTGTTCTCTATTACTTCAGAACTTGCGCCTGTCATATAAGCTGTTGTGATTGCCCCTTCTTTTAGTAAACATATCGCATTGAGCAAATCTTCTGAATCCTCACTTAGCTTGCTTTGTATTAACTGGCGTACTTGTGCTTTGTGGAAGCTACAATAGCTAGATATTTCACTTTTAGCGTCATGGAATTCCGCAGAAGTGTTTATAAAGAAACATCCGTTAAAATGGCCTAGTTCAGGCTCATCACCGTCAAACCAACCCTTTAAAGAATGAAATAGTGTGTCAATCAACTCACTATTATTGGTTGTGTTTTCAAGTTTAGCTTCTAACCATTGCATAAAGGTAAGGTGTCTTTTCTCTAAAGCCCTGAGTACCAAATCTTCTTTGCTGTTGAAGTGGCTGTATAGCGTCTTCTTCGCCACACCAGAAACCTTGATTACTTCATTAATTCCAATGGAATTAATACCGTGTCGATAAAAAAGTTCTAATGCTGTACTTAATAGTAAGTCT
Proteins encoded in this window:
- a CDS encoding pyridoxal phosphate-dependent aminotransferase, coding for MLKVSQRVKNVSLSPTYSILDKVRELKSQGKDIIDLGGGEPSFKTPKHITSFAITSLHDGNTHYTPSRGNPSLLKAVSNYLTNSKKIESFPDENLIITPSAKHALYITLMTILDPGDEIIIPTPSWVSYKAMAELANATPVLVPMHNSYNFELSRSLLEEKVTSKTKAILINNPNNPTGRILNKSELEMLRQFSIDHDIFVIMDEIYEKVIFDGNTHTSLASMPQMKERTITINGFSKAWAMTGWRLGYVCAHAPIINEMLKVQQHSVGCAGSFVQSGGLMALIGDQNCQIDMVLEYQKRRNFLYKNLSKIDGITCLMPDSALYIYADISGLNIGNGTQVANWFLENAGVAVTPGIAFCPQGDSYIRLSFSSSMEQLEVAANRINKSIERLQLEYLNKVEIV
- a CDS encoding PhzF family phenazine biosynthesis protein — protein: MHVFELCEGNSGLTASCRNFAPLFDIPEESTTGSANGALACYIVANK
- a CDS encoding DUF2938 domain-containing protein, whose translation is METSMGLQVILVGIGATFIMDVWGWLQKNIFNSPPLNYALIARWLAFMPKGQLVHRPIMATPSIRGEKPLGWVLHYLIGIVFALTHVFIWGEAWLAEPSVIPAIFTGIVTLVFPFCIIQPCLGFGVAASQTPRPWKARWLSFLAHSAYGIGLFGSALSLHICSVIL
- a CDS encoding helix-turn-helix domain-containing protein → MDIADVSRESGLTPSTLRYYEKIGLIRSNGRKGLRRQYAPKVLNQLNIISLGRMAGLSLNEISTMFDTADDLAIDRNLLMQKAVEIDIQIKRLKIVRDSLKHVATCPQSSHLDCSSFQKLMKSVKRYLS
- a CDS encoding cysteine hydrolase family protein, with the protein product MKCALLMLDFLNEIIHKDGKFGELGYADEAKEKNIIKNAERILNFSREINIPIIHVKVGFDNNYITCPTGSEVFKMVRDNSILNFDTWSTEIVKELKPKEGELVVNKNRVNPFYQTNLSLILRKLNVDTLILCGVSTEFVVLATALNAHDEDYDVIVLEDAVCSICKEKDASALNIITSTAKVYNVDELIFKLS
- a CDS encoding FAD/NAD(P)-binding protein, whose translation is MNSYKIAIIGNGPRGLSVLERLSFKLSSFQDKLVDIYYLDKSDLDTGRIWKENQCHSFIMNTVADEVSAFSGLGDVLNAKPGSGPSLATWWKHFHPSGSGEKEYKGENIYAPRYLYGEYMKFVLHSIKNHLHPNHHLIQEEREIVDMVLETNEVKLIDSNSKTLSVDRVVIATGHSHNQPTQTEDSYQSFVNEHTNCTWIPGDSVADMNLDKIKYNEQVGVIGLGLSFLDIVMEFTEGRGGKFVYDQNNCLNYVPSGREPKIFAGSRSSLPIPGRGKNQKDPNHIYNPLFFTNEKIVNLTKNKKVSFNDEIMPLIMGELNLIYYATYIRNTYGLVAEKEFISVLRNLKDDELISIPDIAINFGADIPKLDLFKLSHPFDGKKFTSIDDFTNNLYDVLENDYNHACNGNIDDPLKAALDTLRDIRPQVRAVVDFGQLTPDSYYLDFRQKYSPISMLLSAGPPRFRTEQIMALIKKGILTIVGPNISIKADEEKSLFKLCSHEVENSDIYVSTLIDSRLPSNNFQRETSILLNNMKKNNILSPFVIRDYDKELVTDGISITTAPYHPIDVNGKPAKNLYLLGIPCEHTRWFMSAGSSRPGFWTDFIQDAEAISTDIIDQLT
- a CDS encoding Fe(II)-2OG oxygenase family protein, with protein sequence MKPIYVLSENENSELKNFLSSIEINPYKDYVNFHRNIEKLYLEDKVPHFFRKVCEQIREERKNKISNIHTIRNCPIDDNLPDLDPEDPVNDKFTKKNTFVGEALLETFSVITKTPLLAYGSRNKGSFFTDVIAIKKYSGKLTGYSDSELVYHNDRTAHEVRADYVSLLGMISPEDELIYTGYMDGIDILKNLTDSEQEILRKPWFKTKFDIFSQESNKNQIESFDHPIIENESSIRYIETLTNVSPDAPQIAKDAFIAFMQSLPKTTKFRHRILTGDLFCFANQDGLHSRERIDISDAEKAATRWLLKTYAFRNDETADKFSSYWKNNFRGLVDD